The genomic window atcaacagatgttttaccttgtctgctccggtattcgaaccagggacctttcagtGACTGGCCCAatggtctaaccactaggcttgcTGCTATCTGTAGGGTGCCCCCTCTGGCAATTTTCTAAGCAGACCATCTCCGATCCTTCATGATACTGTTGAACTTATGAAATAGTAATGGCTGGATGTTGTGTGTCTGAAACTCATTGCAGTGTGACTCATTATTGTACCGCGCGTTTGGTAATCCTCCTGTGGCTCTCGCTAACTATCTTCCTTCATAATGTAGTCACGGATATCACTTTGCATCATTTATTAATCTGGGGTGGGTGAATGCCCTCTTAACTTTTGTCTAAATTTAGCAGTGCATCTCGTCTGCTTATAGGCTCTCCGGCTGATGCATAATCAATAGGAAATGTTCCATCGTGACTCATAATGTGTTTTTTTGCCTTGCAGGGCTCTCACCCGTGCTGCTGTGGATGATGCTCTGGATGAAAACTcagcacacagagagaaagacaccgGATCAATAGGAgctttccccctcttccccttggCCCATCCAGCCTCCTTCCAGGGGAATATAAGCTAGGACATAAACAGATCCGGACTAGGTGCCGGAGTGAACCCACCCACCTCCCCATCCCTTCCCCCAGAATTGTCTCCTGCAACCCCCAGATATGTGGCCCCTATTGAGGTCACTCGTTGCCCCACGCCTGGGGAACCTGCTCCTTCTGGGGGTGCTGGTCCTCTTGACGGTCCCGTCCTTGACCAGAGGTCAACCCCAGCCCTTCAAATCCTTCTCCCCACCAGACTGGGGGCTGACACACCTGGCTATCCACAACAAGACGGGTGAGGTTTACGTTGGCACGGTCAACTGGATCTTCAAGCTCTCTAGCAACCTTACCAAGCTGCGGAGCCACATGACTGGACCCGTAGTGGATAACGAGAAGTGCTATCCCCCGCCCAGCGTCCAGTCGTGCCCCCACGACCTTGCCCAGACCACCAACGTCAACAAATTGCTTCTCATCGACTACGCCCAGAACCGGCTCATCGCCTGCGGGAGCACCTCCCAGGGAATCTGCCAGTTCCTCAGGCTGGACGACCTGTTCAAACTGGGTGAGCCGCACCACCGTAAGGAGCACTACCTGTCCAGCGTGACCGAGTCTGGCACCATGTCTGGGGTCATCATCACATCCCAGCACGGCCCCGCCAGCAATCTCTTCATCGGCACACCCATTGACGGCAAGTCCGAGTACTTCCCCACGCTCTCCAGCCGCAAGCTGATGTCCAACGAGGAGAACGCCGACATGTTCAGCTTTGTCTATCAGGACGAGTTTGTCTCCTCACAGCTCAAGATCCCTTCGGACACTCTCAGCAAATTCCCTGCATTTGACATCTACTATATCTACGGCTTCAGCAGCGAACAGTTTGTCTACTACCTGACCATGCAGCTGGACACTCAGCTCACTTCGCCTGACGCCTCTGGCGAACAGTTCTTCACATCCAAGATCGTCCGCCTCTGCGTGGACGACTCGAAGTTCTACTCGTACGTGGAGTTCCCCATCGGCTGCACCAAGGATGGGGTGGAGTATCGTCTCATCCAGGACGCCTACCTCAGCCATCCCGGCAAGCAGTTGGCTGACTCCTTAGGAAT from Salmo trutta chromosome 16, fSalTru1.1, whole genome shotgun sequence includes these protein-coding regions:
- the LOC115150182 gene encoding plexin-A1 isoform X5, with the translated sequence MWPLLRSLVAPRLGNLLLLGVLVLLTVPSLTRGQPQPFKSFSPPDWGLTHLAIHNKTGEVYVGTVNWIFKLSSNLTKLRSHMTGPVVDNEKCYPPPSVQSCPHDLAQTTNVNKLLLIDYAQNRLIACGSTSQGICQFLRLDDLFKLGEPHHRKEHYLSSVTESGTMSGVIITSQHGPASNLFIGTPIDGKSEYFPTLSSRKLMSNEENADMFSFVYQDEFVSSQLKIPSDTLSKFPAFDIYYIYGFSSEQFVYYLTMQLDTQLTSPDASGEQFFTSKIVRLCVDDSKFYSYVEFPIGCTKDGVEYRLIQDAYLSHPGKQLADSLGISEDEDILFTVFSQGQKNRAKPPKESALCLFTLRRIKEKIKERIQSCYRGEGKLSLPWLLNKELACINSPLQIDDNFCGQDFNQPLGGTSTIEGIPLFIDKEDGMTSVAAYDYHGNTVAFTGTRNGRMKKILVNSVSPTHPALLYENLVVSDGSSPVLRDLLFSPDLQHIYTLSDKQVSRVPVESCEQYTTCGQCLGSKDPHCGWCVLHNMGGF